In Plodia interpunctella isolate USDA-ARS_2022_Savannah chromosome 19, ilPloInte3.2, whole genome shotgun sequence, a genomic segment contains:
- the LOC128678217 gene encoding E3 ubiquitin-protein ligase Arkadia-like isoform X1 has translation MTEKGFEGDQSSSSWDIPGPSSLAAILDTVFTSTASDHQRNEEMECDALFAESDDDVEVMPMSSEAAPMVRDITPKPVSSNYVNSTTPTQPYEVNVAALSHPIPSHTPVPEEYQPLPDSSSSLGYVLGDNSEGLSANGQRRYSDMNIRYQPKPVPVGSRGYYYPNYTQYAAGVRPAQDYSFVPYHSNNVIVLSDDSNYVPHALPYTVPSNQPQIGDSNQMSGGYPNMYPNNYNQLHPGDNNITAGNQVPNHLERPSRKLNISPRRRQSRENEGSAFFIEVSSEEEDDATPRKKQCDNSIGHQTAGSSGSSSRGNSSQTNDAGISIDVKREPGEQADIANPAESTAIITVSENLLPQLEQRYRNQRLTQNCPHAQPSTYRCVQNSPVIHIKQENFGCVHNSSSGCRINHIPNTYSHVHISQNELHRRNSSHCHHANGSHHHHHHHHRMHTSCTHNTEGPVLPNPSTSQVKEEPRTQNIKQETDSSQAQKQRLENNPAPTAPCPIKVERNSEACVKVEPGAPSPLRPMEVQQNVTVKCERQNEDSRRCCDINAAGDRAANASPQPGTSSGRPCQAQPQIVENRPTNTQEDQCYEQNAVLSAPDLQLDWVSDSSSDDDVQLLEEDPNPRAVIDLTSSPGRAPSPAAAPADPPRPTFDQPRVFPPHPLSHNAHPPHAHLLRTRVRVGGCMVSCRGCCCAGYGALQPPLAHHPPHHPPHHPPHHPPHHPPHHPPHHAPPHHAPPHAPPSATHFVHHTPLHAHMGERRRDVSLAPPYLVHERLWHRQQHMLEVQRRSMMGDIGGGLALSPYISPPAAPLLAFPDELEPHDLSSNRVSQGLPSGVSPPMMLEGPHIHHHMHHYLQMHPPHLHISIQPSVMQSSALAAQMVAVVSAAERRAERGASSAVIERNTYRHAYAAPAPHHQDEKCTICLSIFEVDSDCRRLPCMHLFHMECVDQWLSTNKHCPICRVDIETHLNKDATF, from the exons ATGACGGAAAAGGGATTCGAGGGTGATCAGTCTTCATCCTCGTGGGACATCCCTGGTCCGTCATCATTGGCCGCTATCTTAGACACAGTATTTACGTCTACTGCATCTGACCATCAGAGAAATG aagAAATGGAATGTGATGCACTATTTGCAGAGAGTGATGATGATGTAGAAGTAATGCCAATGTCTTCTGAAGCTGCACCAATGGTGAGGGACATTACTCCAAAGCCAGTTTCTTCAAATTATGTGAATTCAACTACTCCTACTCAGCCTTATGAAGTAAATGTAGCTGCTCTTTCTCATCCTATACCATCCCACACTCCAGTGCCAGAAGAATACCAACCACTACCTGATAGTTCTAGTTCACTAGGGTATGTACTTGGTGACAACTCTGAAGGACTTTCTGCAAATGGCCAGAGGAGATATTCAGATATGAATATTAGATACCAACCAAAACCTGTTCCAGTGGGCTCTAGAGGTTACTACTACCCTAACTATACGCAGTATGCAGCAGGGGTGAGACCAGCTCAAGATTATTCATTTGTTCCATATCACTCAAATAATGTTATAGTTCTAAGTGATGATTCTAACTATGTACCTCATGCTCTACCCTACACAGTTCCATCTAATCAGCCTCAAATAGGGGATAGTAATCAAATGTCTGGTGGCTACCCAAATATGTAccctaataattataatcaacTGCATCCTGGGGATAACAATATTACAGCCGGTAATCAAGTCCCAAATCATTTAGAAAGGCCTAgtagaaaactaaatatatctcCCAGGAGGAGACAATCAAGAGAGAATGAAGGTAGTGCTTTTTTTATAGAAGTGAGTTCAGAGGAAGAAGATGATGCTACACCTAGAAAAAAGCAGTGTGATAACAGTATTGGTCATCAAACAGCTGGAAGCAGTGGCAGCAGTAGCAGAGGAAATAGTAGCCAGACAAATGATGCAGGAATAAGTATTGATGTCAAGAGAGAACCAGGTGAACAAGCCGATATAGCTAATCCAGCTGAGAGTACGGCCATCATCACAGTATCAGAGAACCTCCTACCTCAGCTTGAACAAAGATATCGCAATCAGCGCCTCACTCAAAATTGTCCTCATGCACAGCCCTCCACTTACAGATGTGTACAAAACTCACCAGTGATACACATAAAACAAGAGAACTTTGGTTGTGTTCATAACAGTAGTTCTGGTTGCAGAATTAATCATATACCCAATACATATTCACATGTTCATATAAGCCAGAATGAGTTACATAGGCGCAATTCTAGTCATTGTCACCATGCCAATGGGTCTCACCACCATCACCATCATCATCACAGAATGCATACATCATGCACTCATAACACAGAAGGACCAGTTCTACCGAATCCTTCTACATCCCAGGTAAAAGAGGAGCCAAggacacaaaatattaaacaagaGACTGATTCTTCTCAAGCACAAAAACAAAGGTTGGAAAATAATCCTGCTCCGACTGCACCATGTCCAATCAAAGTTGAGAGGAATAGTGAAGCTTGTGTCAAAGTGGAACCCGGTGCTCCTAGTCCTCTGAGGCCGATGGAAGTGCAACAAAATGTGACTGTAAAATGTGAAAGGCAAAATGAGGACAGTAGACGTTGCTGTGACATTAATGCTGCAGGAGACAGAGCAGCCAATGCTTCGCCACAGCCGGGCACCAGTTCTGGCAGGCCATGTCAGGCTCAGCCGCAAATTGTAGAAAATAGACCTACAAATACACAG GAAGATCAATGTTATGAACAAAATGCAGTGTTGTCAGCACCAGACTTGCAGCTAGATTGGGTCTCAGATTCAAGTTCAGATGATGATGTGCAGCTCTTGGAAGAAGACCCTAATcca CGTGCAGTGATAGACTTGACAAGTTCGCCGGGCCGGGCGCCGTCGCCGGCCGCGGCGCCGGCGGATCCGCCGCGGCCGACGTTCGATCAGCCGCGCGTGTTTCCGCCGCACCCCCTCTCTCACAATGCACACCCGCCGCATGCGCATCTACTGCGCACGAG GGTCCGCGTGGGCGGCTGCATGGTGTCGTGCCGCGGCTGCTGCTGCGCGGGCTACGGCGCGCTGCAGCCTCCGCTGGCTCACCACCCGCCGCATCACCCGCCGCACCACCCGCCGCACCACCCGCCGCACCACCCGCCTCACCACCCGCCTCACCACGCCCCGCCGCACCACGCCCCGCCGCACGCCCCGCCCTCTGCCACGCACTTCGTGCATCACACGCCGCTACACGCGCACA TGGGCGAGCGGCGGCGCGACGTGTCGCTAGCGCCGCCGTACCTCGTGCACGAGCGGCTCTGGCATCGGCAACAACACATGCTG GAGGTGCAGCGGCGCAGTATGATGGGCGACATCGGCGGCGGGCTGGCGCTGTCGCCGTACATATCGCCGCCCGCTGCGCCGCTCCTCGCT ttTCCAGATGAACTGGAACCCCACGATCTGAGTTCGAATCGCGTGTCCCAAGGGCTCCCGTCCGGTGTTTCCCCGCCTATGATGCT TGAGGGTCCGCACATCCACCACCACATGCACCACTACCTGCAGATGCACCCTCCGCATCTACACATTTCCATACAGCCCTCAGTCATG CAGTCGTCGGCGCTGGCGGCGCAGATGGTGGCGGTGGTGTCGGCGGCCGAGCGACGCGCCGAGCGCGGCGCCAGCTCCGCCGTCATCGAGCGGAACACCTACAG ACACGCGTacgcggcgccggcgccgcacCATCAGGATGAGAAGTGCaccatctgtctgtctatattcGAGGTCGACTCTGACTGCAG ACGGCTGCCGTGCATGCACCTATTCCACATGGAGTGCGTGGACCAGTGGCTCAGCACCAACAAGCACTGCCCCATCTGCCGCGTCGACATCGAGACGCATCTCAACAAGGACGCCACCTTCTGA
- the LOC128678217 gene encoding E3 ubiquitin-protein ligase Arkadia-like isoform X2 gives MTEKGFEGDQSSSSWDIPGPSSLAAILDTVFTSTASDHQRNEEMECDALFAESDDDVEVMPMSSEAAPMVRDITPKPVSSNYVNSTTPTQPYEVNVAALSHPIPSHTPVPEEYQPLPDSSSSLGYVLGDNSEGLSANGQRRYSDMNIRYQPKPVPVGSRGYYYPNYTQYAAGVRPAQDYSFVPYHSNNVIVLSDDSNYVPHALPYTVPSNQPQIGDSNQMSGGYPNMYPNNYNQLHPGDNNITAGNQVPNHLERPSRKLNISPRRRQSRENEGSAFFIEVSSEEEDDATPRKKQCDNSIGHQTAGSSGSSSRGNSSQTNDAGISIDVKREPGEQADIANPAESTAIITVSENLLPQLEQRYRNQRLTQNCPHAQPSTYRCVQNSPVIHIKQENFGCVHNSSSGCRINHIPNTYSHVHISQNELHRRNSSHCHHANGSHHHHHHHHRMHTSCTHNTEGPVLPNPSTSQVKEEPRTQNIKQETDSSQAQKQRLENNPAPTAPCPIKVERNSEACVKVEPGAPSPLRPMEVQQNVTVKCERQNEDSRRCCDINAAGDRAANASPQPGTSSGRPCQAQPQIVENRPTNTQEDQCYEQNAVLSAPDLQLDWVSDSSSDDDVQLLEEDPNPRAVIDLTSSPGRAPSPAAAPADPPRPTFDQPRVFPPHPLSHNAHPPHAHLLRTRVRVGGCMVSCRGCCCAGYGALQPPLAHHPPHHPPHHPPHHPPHHPPHHPPHHAPPHHAPPHAPPSATHFVHHTPLHAHMGERRRDVSLAPPYLVHERLWHRQQHMLEVQRRSMMGDIGGGLALSPYISPPAAPLLAFPDELEPHDLSSNRVSQGLPSGVSPPMMLEGPHIHHHMHHYLQMHPPHLHISIQPSVMSSALAAQMVAVVSAAERRAERGASSAVIERNTYRHAYAAPAPHHQDEKCTICLSIFEVDSDCRRLPCMHLFHMECVDQWLSTNKHCPICRVDIETHLNKDATF, from the exons ATGACGGAAAAGGGATTCGAGGGTGATCAGTCTTCATCCTCGTGGGACATCCCTGGTCCGTCATCATTGGCCGCTATCTTAGACACAGTATTTACGTCTACTGCATCTGACCATCAGAGAAATG aagAAATGGAATGTGATGCACTATTTGCAGAGAGTGATGATGATGTAGAAGTAATGCCAATGTCTTCTGAAGCTGCACCAATGGTGAGGGACATTACTCCAAAGCCAGTTTCTTCAAATTATGTGAATTCAACTACTCCTACTCAGCCTTATGAAGTAAATGTAGCTGCTCTTTCTCATCCTATACCATCCCACACTCCAGTGCCAGAAGAATACCAACCACTACCTGATAGTTCTAGTTCACTAGGGTATGTACTTGGTGACAACTCTGAAGGACTTTCTGCAAATGGCCAGAGGAGATATTCAGATATGAATATTAGATACCAACCAAAACCTGTTCCAGTGGGCTCTAGAGGTTACTACTACCCTAACTATACGCAGTATGCAGCAGGGGTGAGACCAGCTCAAGATTATTCATTTGTTCCATATCACTCAAATAATGTTATAGTTCTAAGTGATGATTCTAACTATGTACCTCATGCTCTACCCTACACAGTTCCATCTAATCAGCCTCAAATAGGGGATAGTAATCAAATGTCTGGTGGCTACCCAAATATGTAccctaataattataatcaacTGCATCCTGGGGATAACAATATTACAGCCGGTAATCAAGTCCCAAATCATTTAGAAAGGCCTAgtagaaaactaaatatatctcCCAGGAGGAGACAATCAAGAGAGAATGAAGGTAGTGCTTTTTTTATAGAAGTGAGTTCAGAGGAAGAAGATGATGCTACACCTAGAAAAAAGCAGTGTGATAACAGTATTGGTCATCAAACAGCTGGAAGCAGTGGCAGCAGTAGCAGAGGAAATAGTAGCCAGACAAATGATGCAGGAATAAGTATTGATGTCAAGAGAGAACCAGGTGAACAAGCCGATATAGCTAATCCAGCTGAGAGTACGGCCATCATCACAGTATCAGAGAACCTCCTACCTCAGCTTGAACAAAGATATCGCAATCAGCGCCTCACTCAAAATTGTCCTCATGCACAGCCCTCCACTTACAGATGTGTACAAAACTCACCAGTGATACACATAAAACAAGAGAACTTTGGTTGTGTTCATAACAGTAGTTCTGGTTGCAGAATTAATCATATACCCAATACATATTCACATGTTCATATAAGCCAGAATGAGTTACATAGGCGCAATTCTAGTCATTGTCACCATGCCAATGGGTCTCACCACCATCACCATCATCATCACAGAATGCATACATCATGCACTCATAACACAGAAGGACCAGTTCTACCGAATCCTTCTACATCCCAGGTAAAAGAGGAGCCAAggacacaaaatattaaacaagaGACTGATTCTTCTCAAGCACAAAAACAAAGGTTGGAAAATAATCCTGCTCCGACTGCACCATGTCCAATCAAAGTTGAGAGGAATAGTGAAGCTTGTGTCAAAGTGGAACCCGGTGCTCCTAGTCCTCTGAGGCCGATGGAAGTGCAACAAAATGTGACTGTAAAATGTGAAAGGCAAAATGAGGACAGTAGACGTTGCTGTGACATTAATGCTGCAGGAGACAGAGCAGCCAATGCTTCGCCACAGCCGGGCACCAGTTCTGGCAGGCCATGTCAGGCTCAGCCGCAAATTGTAGAAAATAGACCTACAAATACACAG GAAGATCAATGTTATGAACAAAATGCAGTGTTGTCAGCACCAGACTTGCAGCTAGATTGGGTCTCAGATTCAAGTTCAGATGATGATGTGCAGCTCTTGGAAGAAGACCCTAATcca CGTGCAGTGATAGACTTGACAAGTTCGCCGGGCCGGGCGCCGTCGCCGGCCGCGGCGCCGGCGGATCCGCCGCGGCCGACGTTCGATCAGCCGCGCGTGTTTCCGCCGCACCCCCTCTCTCACAATGCACACCCGCCGCATGCGCATCTACTGCGCACGAG GGTCCGCGTGGGCGGCTGCATGGTGTCGTGCCGCGGCTGCTGCTGCGCGGGCTACGGCGCGCTGCAGCCTCCGCTGGCTCACCACCCGCCGCATCACCCGCCGCACCACCCGCCGCACCACCCGCCGCACCACCCGCCTCACCACCCGCCTCACCACGCCCCGCCGCACCACGCCCCGCCGCACGCCCCGCCCTCTGCCACGCACTTCGTGCATCACACGCCGCTACACGCGCACA TGGGCGAGCGGCGGCGCGACGTGTCGCTAGCGCCGCCGTACCTCGTGCACGAGCGGCTCTGGCATCGGCAACAACACATGCTG GAGGTGCAGCGGCGCAGTATGATGGGCGACATCGGCGGCGGGCTGGCGCTGTCGCCGTACATATCGCCGCCCGCTGCGCCGCTCCTCGCT ttTCCAGATGAACTGGAACCCCACGATCTGAGTTCGAATCGCGTGTCCCAAGGGCTCCCGTCCGGTGTTTCCCCGCCTATGATGCT TGAGGGTCCGCACATCCACCACCACATGCACCACTACCTGCAGATGCACCCTCCGCATCTACACATTTCCATACAGCCCTCAGTCATG TCGTCGGCGCTGGCGGCGCAGATGGTGGCGGTGGTGTCGGCGGCCGAGCGACGCGCCGAGCGCGGCGCCAGCTCCGCCGTCATCGAGCGGAACACCTACAG ACACGCGTacgcggcgccggcgccgcacCATCAGGATGAGAAGTGCaccatctgtctgtctatattcGAGGTCGACTCTGACTGCAG ACGGCTGCCGTGCATGCACCTATTCCACATGGAGTGCGTGGACCAGTGGCTCAGCACCAACAAGCACTGCCCCATCTGCCGCGTCGACATCGAGACGCATCTCAACAAGGACGCCACCTTCTGA
- the LOC128678217 gene encoding E3 ubiquitin-protein ligase Arkadia-like isoform X3, whose product MTEKGFEGDQSSSSWDIPGPSSLAAILDTVFTSTASDHQRNEMECDALFAESDDDVEVMPMSSEAAPMVRDITPKPVSSNYVNSTTPTQPYEVNVAALSHPIPSHTPVPEEYQPLPDSSSSLGYVLGDNSEGLSANGQRRYSDMNIRYQPKPVPVGSRGYYYPNYTQYAAGVRPAQDYSFVPYHSNNVIVLSDDSNYVPHALPYTVPSNQPQIGDSNQMSGGYPNMYPNNYNQLHPGDNNITAGNQVPNHLERPSRKLNISPRRRQSRENEGSAFFIEVSSEEEDDATPRKKQCDNSIGHQTAGSSGSSSRGNSSQTNDAGISIDVKREPGEQADIANPAESTAIITVSENLLPQLEQRYRNQRLTQNCPHAQPSTYRCVQNSPVIHIKQENFGCVHNSSSGCRINHIPNTYSHVHISQNELHRRNSSHCHHANGSHHHHHHHHRMHTSCTHNTEGPVLPNPSTSQVKEEPRTQNIKQETDSSQAQKQRLENNPAPTAPCPIKVERNSEACVKVEPGAPSPLRPMEVQQNVTVKCERQNEDSRRCCDINAAGDRAANASPQPGTSSGRPCQAQPQIVENRPTNTQEDQCYEQNAVLSAPDLQLDWVSDSSSDDDVQLLEEDPNPRAVIDLTSSPGRAPSPAAAPADPPRPTFDQPRVFPPHPLSHNAHPPHAHLLRTRVRVGGCMVSCRGCCCAGYGALQPPLAHHPPHHPPHHPPHHPPHHPPHHPPHHAPPHHAPPHAPPSATHFVHHTPLHAHMGERRRDVSLAPPYLVHERLWHRQQHMLEVQRRSMMGDIGGGLALSPYISPPAAPLLAFPDELEPHDLSSNRVSQGLPSGVSPPMMLEGPHIHHHMHHYLQMHPPHLHISIQPSVMQSSALAAQMVAVVSAAERRAERGASSAVIERNTYRHAYAAPAPHHQDEKCTICLSIFEVDSDCRRLPCMHLFHMECVDQWLSTNKHCPICRVDIETHLNKDATF is encoded by the exons ATGACGGAAAAGGGATTCGAGGGTGATCAGTCTTCATCCTCGTGGGACATCCCTGGTCCGTCATCATTGGCCGCTATCTTAGACACAGTATTTACGTCTACTGCATCTGACCATCAGAGAAATG AAATGGAATGTGATGCACTATTTGCAGAGAGTGATGATGATGTAGAAGTAATGCCAATGTCTTCTGAAGCTGCACCAATGGTGAGGGACATTACTCCAAAGCCAGTTTCTTCAAATTATGTGAATTCAACTACTCCTACTCAGCCTTATGAAGTAAATGTAGCTGCTCTTTCTCATCCTATACCATCCCACACTCCAGTGCCAGAAGAATACCAACCACTACCTGATAGTTCTAGTTCACTAGGGTATGTACTTGGTGACAACTCTGAAGGACTTTCTGCAAATGGCCAGAGGAGATATTCAGATATGAATATTAGATACCAACCAAAACCTGTTCCAGTGGGCTCTAGAGGTTACTACTACCCTAACTATACGCAGTATGCAGCAGGGGTGAGACCAGCTCAAGATTATTCATTTGTTCCATATCACTCAAATAATGTTATAGTTCTAAGTGATGATTCTAACTATGTACCTCATGCTCTACCCTACACAGTTCCATCTAATCAGCCTCAAATAGGGGATAGTAATCAAATGTCTGGTGGCTACCCAAATATGTAccctaataattataatcaacTGCATCCTGGGGATAACAATATTACAGCCGGTAATCAAGTCCCAAATCATTTAGAAAGGCCTAgtagaaaactaaatatatctcCCAGGAGGAGACAATCAAGAGAGAATGAAGGTAGTGCTTTTTTTATAGAAGTGAGTTCAGAGGAAGAAGATGATGCTACACCTAGAAAAAAGCAGTGTGATAACAGTATTGGTCATCAAACAGCTGGAAGCAGTGGCAGCAGTAGCAGAGGAAATAGTAGCCAGACAAATGATGCAGGAATAAGTATTGATGTCAAGAGAGAACCAGGTGAACAAGCCGATATAGCTAATCCAGCTGAGAGTACGGCCATCATCACAGTATCAGAGAACCTCCTACCTCAGCTTGAACAAAGATATCGCAATCAGCGCCTCACTCAAAATTGTCCTCATGCACAGCCCTCCACTTACAGATGTGTACAAAACTCACCAGTGATACACATAAAACAAGAGAACTTTGGTTGTGTTCATAACAGTAGTTCTGGTTGCAGAATTAATCATATACCCAATACATATTCACATGTTCATATAAGCCAGAATGAGTTACATAGGCGCAATTCTAGTCATTGTCACCATGCCAATGGGTCTCACCACCATCACCATCATCATCACAGAATGCATACATCATGCACTCATAACACAGAAGGACCAGTTCTACCGAATCCTTCTACATCCCAGGTAAAAGAGGAGCCAAggacacaaaatattaaacaagaGACTGATTCTTCTCAAGCACAAAAACAAAGGTTGGAAAATAATCCTGCTCCGACTGCACCATGTCCAATCAAAGTTGAGAGGAATAGTGAAGCTTGTGTCAAAGTGGAACCCGGTGCTCCTAGTCCTCTGAGGCCGATGGAAGTGCAACAAAATGTGACTGTAAAATGTGAAAGGCAAAATGAGGACAGTAGACGTTGCTGTGACATTAATGCTGCAGGAGACAGAGCAGCCAATGCTTCGCCACAGCCGGGCACCAGTTCTGGCAGGCCATGTCAGGCTCAGCCGCAAATTGTAGAAAATAGACCTACAAATACACAG GAAGATCAATGTTATGAACAAAATGCAGTGTTGTCAGCACCAGACTTGCAGCTAGATTGGGTCTCAGATTCAAGTTCAGATGATGATGTGCAGCTCTTGGAAGAAGACCCTAATcca CGTGCAGTGATAGACTTGACAAGTTCGCCGGGCCGGGCGCCGTCGCCGGCCGCGGCGCCGGCGGATCCGCCGCGGCCGACGTTCGATCAGCCGCGCGTGTTTCCGCCGCACCCCCTCTCTCACAATGCACACCCGCCGCATGCGCATCTACTGCGCACGAG GGTCCGCGTGGGCGGCTGCATGGTGTCGTGCCGCGGCTGCTGCTGCGCGGGCTACGGCGCGCTGCAGCCTCCGCTGGCTCACCACCCGCCGCATCACCCGCCGCACCACCCGCCGCACCACCCGCCGCACCACCCGCCTCACCACCCGCCTCACCACGCCCCGCCGCACCACGCCCCGCCGCACGCCCCGCCCTCTGCCACGCACTTCGTGCATCACACGCCGCTACACGCGCACA TGGGCGAGCGGCGGCGCGACGTGTCGCTAGCGCCGCCGTACCTCGTGCACGAGCGGCTCTGGCATCGGCAACAACACATGCTG GAGGTGCAGCGGCGCAGTATGATGGGCGACATCGGCGGCGGGCTGGCGCTGTCGCCGTACATATCGCCGCCCGCTGCGCCGCTCCTCGCT ttTCCAGATGAACTGGAACCCCACGATCTGAGTTCGAATCGCGTGTCCCAAGGGCTCCCGTCCGGTGTTTCCCCGCCTATGATGCT TGAGGGTCCGCACATCCACCACCACATGCACCACTACCTGCAGATGCACCCTCCGCATCTACACATTTCCATACAGCCCTCAGTCATG CAGTCGTCGGCGCTGGCGGCGCAGATGGTGGCGGTGGTGTCGGCGGCCGAGCGACGCGCCGAGCGCGGCGCCAGCTCCGCCGTCATCGAGCGGAACACCTACAG ACACGCGTacgcggcgccggcgccgcacCATCAGGATGAGAAGTGCaccatctgtctgtctatattcGAGGTCGACTCTGACTGCAG ACGGCTGCCGTGCATGCACCTATTCCACATGGAGTGCGTGGACCAGTGGCTCAGCACCAACAAGCACTGCCCCATCTGCCGCGTCGACATCGAGACGCATCTCAACAAGGACGCCACCTTCTGA